Part of the Pseudomonas chlororaphis genome, CGCTGCTTCGTGGTCGGCGACAAGGTGATCGCCTCGATGAAGCGCCAGGCCAGGCCCGGGGAGTTCCGCTCCAACCTGCATCGCGGCGGCAGCGCGAGCCTGATCAAGATCACCCCGGAAGAACGCATGACCGCCCTGCGCGCCGCCAAGGTCATGGGCCTGGCTGTCGCGGGCGTGGACATCCTGCGCTCCAATCACGGGCCGCTGGTGATGGAGGTCAATTCCTCGCCGGGCCTGGAAGGGATCGAGACGACCACGGGCAAGAACGTGGCCGGCATCATCATCGAGCATCTGGAAAAGAATGGCGGGCCGAACATGACCCGCACCAAGGGCAAGGGTTAACTCAACACAAAACCCTGTGGGAGCGAGCTTGCTCGCGATGGCGTCGGCTCAGCCACGTTGATGTTGACTGAAACACCGTCATCGCGAGCAAGCTCGCTCCCACAAGCTATCTGTCTTACTTGAGAGAGATGGCTATACCGCATCCCGAGGCAGCATCAAGCCCAACGGCAAGCGCACCCGTGCTTCCAACCCACCGCCGGCGCGATTGCGCAGCTCGACGTTGCCGCCATGCATCGAGGCGATACGCTTGACGATGGCCAGGCCCAGGCCCGTGCCCTTGCCACCGCGGGCGCGGTCACCACGGGTGAAGGGGTTGAAAATGGCTTCCAACTCCGACGGATCGATGCCGGCGCCACGGTCCATGACGCTCAGCACCACGTAAGGCGCATTGGTGTCGCCAGAGACATACGCCGCCACTTCGACGCCGGTGCCGGCATGGTTCAGGGCATTGCCGATCAGGTTGTTCAGCAGCCGCTTCATCGATACCCGGCGCAGCGGGAACGGCTGGATCGGCTCCAGGCGCAGATGCACCTTCTCATCGGCCTGGTTATAGGGAGCGGCGACTTCGCGCACCAGCTCGGTCAGGTCCACCTCTTCCACCGACTCGTCCCGACCGTCGCGAATGAACGCCAGGAACTGGTCGAGAATCGCGTCCATGTCCTCGATGTCGCGGACCATTTCATCGGTCAGGTCGGTGTGCTCGCCCATCAGCTCCAGGGACAGCCGCAGCCGGGTCAACGGCGTGCGCAGGTCGTGGGAGACGCCGGCGAGCATCAGTTCGCGCTCGCGCCCGGCCTGCTCGACATCCTCGGCCATCTGGTTGAACGCCCGGTAGACCTCGGTCATTTCGCTGGGCGTGTCGCTGATGGGCAGTCGTACGCTGCGACCCTGGCCCAGTTGGCGCGCCGCGTAGACCAGGCGCTTCAACGGCTGGTTGAGCTGGCTGACGAAAATCCAGGCCGAGGCCGTCGACAGCAGGCCGATGGCCAGGAACCAGCCAAGAACGTTCCAGATCTTCTGGCCGCGTAGCGGATGCGGGTACAGCGGCACTTTCAGCCAGCCATCCCCCAGGCTCGGAGCGCGCACCCACAGCGCCGGAGGCGAGTGCATGCGCAAGCGGACCTCGGTATCGGCGCCCAGCTCAGCCTGCATCTGGCGCTGGTAGATCTCGCTGTAGGGCCAATGCTGTTCGCCCTCCGGCACACCGGCACCGACGACACGGATCAGCGTCGCCGCTTCAGCGATCTTGGTTCGATTGGTCTCGTCCGCCGCCCAATAGGCCCGCAGGGTCAAGGCCACGCCGTGACTGTACTGCCGGTCCACCAGAACGTCTTCGTTCATCAACAGGTACACCAGCGTCAGCGCCTTGGAGAAGAGCACGACGATGAGCACCAGCCAGAGGGTGCGGGAAAAGAAACTCTGGGGGAACCAAACGGGGGTTTTCATGAATAACCGCTACACACTTGCAGGAGCGAGCGATGCTCGCACAATGACGGACCGCGAGTCGCCTGGAAGAATACATTCAACCCGCCAGGCCACCCGCTCCTACAAATCGCCGATCACTTGCTGGCGGCACCATCCGGCACGAAGACATAACCCACACCCCAGACGGTCTGGATGTAACGCGGCTTGGAAGGGTCGGGCTCGATCATCCGGCGCAGACGGGAAATCTGCACGTCGATGGAACGCTCCAGCGCGTCCCATTCACGGCCACGGGCCAGGTTCATCAGCTTGTCGCGGGTCAGCGGTTGGCGGGCATTCATCACCAGCGCCTTGAGCACGGCGAACTCGCCGGTGGTGAGCATGTGGACTTCTTCGCCGCGCTTGAGCTCGCGCGTGGCCAGGGACAGCTCGTAGTCCCCGAAGGTCACGCTCTCGTCTTCGCTGCCCGGCGCGCCTGGCACTGGCGCCGATTGGCGGCGCAGCACGGCCTTGACGCGGGCCATCAGCTCGTCCGGGTTGAACGGCTTGGCCAGGTAGTCGTCGGCACCCAGTTCGAGCCCCTTGATGCGGCTCAGCTCGTCGCCCTTGGCGGTGAGCATGATGATCGGGATCTGGTTGTTGGCGCTGCGCAGACGGCGGCAAGCGGTCAGGCCATCCTCGCCGGGCAGCATCAGGTCCAGCACCACCAGGTTGAACACTTCGCGGGCCAGCAGGCGGTCCATCTGCTCGGTGTTGGGTACGGTGCGGGCGCGGTAGCCCTTGCTGACGAAAAAGCGCTCCAGCAGGCTGCTCAGCCCGGGATCGTCGTCAACAATCAGAATTTTTTCGCCTTCAGCAGTTTGTGCGGTGCTGCTCATAGGAAGCTCCTTTGATCTCGGCGCGCATTATGGCCTAGCTGCCGTTATACGCACCCGTGTGCATTGTTAGCAGATTTTTCCTCTGCCTACAGAAATTCGGGCAACAAGCCTACAGACCATGACGCACCCCCAAGCCTGGAACGCTGGTTATAATGCGCGGCCCTTTTGTGCCAGGACAGGCCGGATCATGGCCCCGGCGACTCATTTTTTCCCTGGCTCAGGCAGCACTTTTTGAATTTCGCGGGTCAACAGGCAGCCTTTTGACCCAGGCAGCGGCGCGCACCCGCCCGCTCAACCAGTCTCGCCAAGCCCGACCTCTGTGGTGGCGAGCCTGATTTCACACATTTGTCAGGTGGTTTTATGGACAGCATCAACAGCCGCATCGCCGAGGAACTCGGCGTCCGCCCGCAACAGGTCGAAGCGGCCGTCGCGCTACTCGATGAGGGCTCCACGGTGCCTTTCATCGCCCGTTACCGAAAAGAAGTCACCGGCAGCCTCGATGACACCCAGTTACGTCATCTGGAAGAGCGCCTGCGCTACCTGCGCGAACTCGACGAGCGGCGCGTCAGCATCCTGGCCAGCATCCAGGAACAAGGCAAGCTGACCCCGCAGCTCGAACGCGACATCAAGCTGGCCGACACCAAGACCCGCCTCGAAGACTTGTACCTGCCCTACAAGCAGAAGCGCCGCACCAAGGGCCAGATCGCCCTGGAAGCCGGCCTCGGCGAGCTGGCCGATGGCCTGTTCAACGACCCGACCCTGGCGCCGGAAACCGAAGCGGCGCGTTTCGTCAACGCCGAAAAAGGCGTGGCCGACGTCAAGGCCGCGCTGGAAGGCGCGAAGTACATCCTCATGGAGCGCTTCGCCGAAGACGCCAACCTGCTGGAAAAACTGCGCAACTTCCTCAAGCAGGAAGCCATCCTCAGCGCCCGCGTGATCGCCGGCAAGGAAGAGGAAGGCGCGAAGTTCCGCGATTACTTCGAACACGACGAGCCTCTCAAGAGCGTGCCTTCGCACCGTGCCCTGGCGATTTTCCGAGGCCGCAACGAAGGTATCCTCAGCTCCGCGCTGAAAGTCAGCGATGAGCTGCCCGGCACCATGCACCCGTGCGAAGGCATGATCGGCCAGCAGTTCGGCATCCAGAACCAGAACCGCGCCGCCGACAAATGGCTGGCCGAAGTGGTGCGCTGGACCTGGAAGGTCAAGCTCTACACCCACCTGGAAACCGACCTGCTGGGTGAACTGCGCGACAACGCCGAAACCGAGGCGATCAACGTATTCGCCCACAACCTGCACGACCTGCTGCTGGCCGCCCCGGCCGGCCCGCGCGCCACCCTGGGCCTGGACCCGGGCCTGCGCACCGGTTGCAAGGTGGCCGTGGTGGACTCCACCGGCAAGCTGCTGGACCACACCACCGTCTACCCCCACGTGCCACACAACAAGTGGGACCAGACCCTGGCCGTGCTGGCCGCGCTGTGTGCCAAGCATTCGGTGGACTTGATCGCCATCGGCAACGGCACCGCCAGCCGCGAGACCGACAAGCTGGCCGCCGAACTGATCAAGAAGTACCCGGCGATGAAAATGACCAAGGTCATGGTCTCCGAGGCTGGCGCATCGGTTTACTCGGCATCGGAGCTGGCCTCCAAGGAATTCCCCGACCTGGACGTGTCGATCCGTGGCGCGGTGTCCATTGCCCGGCGCCTGCAGGACCCGCTGGCGGAACTGGTGAAGATCGATCCGAAATCCATCGGTGTCGGCCAGTACCAGCACGACGTGTCCCAGCTGAAACTGGCCCGCGGCCTGGACGCCGTGGTGGAAGACTGCGTGAACGCCGTGGGCGTGGACGTGAACACCGCGTCGGTGGCGCTGTTGGCACGTATCTCGGGGCTCAACGCGACCCTGGCGCAGAACATCGTTACCCACCGCGACGAGCACGGCGCCTTCAAGACCCGCGCGGCATTGAAGAAAGTCCCACGCCTGGGTGAAAAAACCTTCGAACAGGCCGCCGGCTTCCTGCGCGTCATGAACGGTGACAATCCGCTGGACTCGTCCGCGGTTCACCCCGAGGCCTATCCACTGGTGCAGCGGATCGCCGCGCAGACCGACCGCGACATCCGCTCGCTGATCGGCGACGCCGCGTTCCTCAAGCGCCTGGATCCAAAGAAGTTCACCGACGAGACCTTCGGCCTGCCCACCGTGACCGACATCCTCCAGGAACTGGAGAAACCCGGCCGCGACCCACGTCCTGAATTCAAGACCGCCGAGTTCCAGGAAGGCGTCGAAGACCTCAAGGACCTGCAACCGGGCATGATCCTCGAAGGCGTGGTGACCAACGTCACCAACTTCGGCGCCTTCGTCGACATCGGCGTGCACCAGGACGGCCTGGTGCACATCTCGGCCCTGTCCGAGAAGTTCATCAAGGACCCGCGCGAGGCCGTGAAAGCCGGTGACGTGGTAAAAGTAAAAGTCATGGAAGTCGACATCCCGCGCAAACGCGTCGGCCTGTCGATGCGCATGAGCGACACCCCGGGCGAGAAAATCGATGGGGCCCGTGGCGCGCGTCCGGGCTCGGCGCCGCGCCAGTCGCAGAACACCGCACCGCGCAAGGAAACCGCCACGGCCGCCCCGGCGAACAACGCCATGGCCTCGCTGTTCGCCAACGCCAAGCAATTGAAGAAACGCTGATGGACGTGCCGGCCGGGTTGGTGGAAAGCGGGTTTTTCAAACTGCTCGGCTGCCGTCTGCACAGCCTCGGGGACGGCGTGTCGCAGGTCGCCCTGAACCTTGAGCCGCCGTTGCGCAATCGCGGCGGCAAACTGCACGGCGGCGCGCTGTTCAGCCTGGTGGACATTGCCATGGGCCTGGCCTGTTCCAGTGTTCACGGCTTTGACCAGCAGAGCGCGACCATCGAGTGCAAGATCAACTACATTCGCGCCGTCTCCGACGGCGAAGTGATGTGCACCGCCCGGGTCATCCATCCAGGGCGACGCACCCTGGTGGTCGAAGCCGAGGTTACCCAGGGCGACAAGTTGGTCGCAAAAGCGCAAGGCACCTTCGCTGTGCTATAGCTCCCTGTCATCGATTTGGGTTAATTTCGGCGCTGCAAATGCGGC contains:
- a CDS encoding chemotaxis protein CheY, giving the protein MSSTAQTAEGEKILIVDDDPGLSSLLERFFVSKGYRARTVPNTEQMDRLLAREVFNLVVLDLMLPGEDGLTACRRLRSANNQIPIIMLTAKGDELSRIKGLELGADDYLAKPFNPDELMARVKAVLRRQSAPVPGAPGSEDESVTFGDYELSLATRELKRGEEVHMLTTGEFAVLKALVMNARQPLTRDKLMNLARGREWDALERSIDVQISRLRRMIEPDPSKPRYIQTVWGVGYVFVPDGAASK
- a CDS encoding ATPase, which codes for MKTPVWFPQSFFSRTLWLVLIVVLFSKALTLVYLLMNEDVLVDRQYSHGVALTLRAYWAADETNRTKIAEAATLIRVVGAGVPEGEQHWPYSEIYQRQMQAELGADTEVRLRMHSPPALWVRAPSLGDGWLKVPLYPHPLRGQKIWNVLGWFLAIGLLSTASAWIFVSQLNQPLKRLVYAARQLGQGRSVRLPISDTPSEMTEVYRAFNQMAEDVEQAGRERELMLAGVSHDLRTPLTRLRLSLELMGEHTDLTDEMVRDIEDMDAILDQFLAFIRDGRDESVEEVDLTELVREVAAPYNQADEKVHLRLEPIQPFPLRRVSMKRLLNNLIGNALNHAGTGVEVAAYVSGDTNAPYVVLSVMDRGAGIDPSELEAIFNPFTRGDRARGGKGTGLGLAIVKRIASMHGGNVELRNRAGGGLEARVRLPLGLMLPRDAV
- a CDS encoding transcription accessory protein, whose amino-acid sequence is MDSINSRIAEELGVRPQQVEAAVALLDEGSTVPFIARYRKEVTGSLDDTQLRHLEERLRYLRELDERRVSILASIQEQGKLTPQLERDIKLADTKTRLEDLYLPYKQKRRTKGQIALEAGLGELADGLFNDPTLAPETEAARFVNAEKGVADVKAALEGAKYILMERFAEDANLLEKLRNFLKQEAILSARVIAGKEEEGAKFRDYFEHDEPLKSVPSHRALAIFRGRNEGILSSALKVSDELPGTMHPCEGMIGQQFGIQNQNRAADKWLAEVVRWTWKVKLYTHLETDLLGELRDNAETEAINVFAHNLHDLLLAAPAGPRATLGLDPGLRTGCKVAVVDSTGKLLDHTTVYPHVPHNKWDQTLAVLAALCAKHSVDLIAIGNGTASRETDKLAAELIKKYPAMKMTKVMVSEAGASVYSASELASKEFPDLDVSIRGAVSIARRLQDPLAELVKIDPKSIGVGQYQHDVSQLKLARGLDAVVEDCVNAVGVDVNTASVALLARISGLNATLAQNIVTHRDEHGAFKTRAALKKVPRLGEKTFEQAAGFLRVMNGDNPLDSSAVHPEAYPLVQRIAAQTDRDIRSLIGDAAFLKRLDPKKFTDETFGLPTVTDILQELEKPGRDPRPEFKTAEFQEGVEDLKDLQPGMILEGVVTNVTNFGAFVDIGVHQDGLVHISALSEKFIKDPREAVKAGDVVKVKVMEVDIPRKRVGLSMRMSDTPGEKIDGARGARPGSAPRQSQNTAPRKETATAAPANNAMASLFANAKQLKKR